The Virgibacillus siamensis sequence GTAGTTGAATTTAAGCAGGAGCCTGCCAAAGTTGAAATGGCCAAGGCCAAGTTAAAAAGACAACGGACCTCCGTAACACTTTCTAAGGCGGAAGAGAAAGTGGAGTCATCACATAAGAAGTTTAATGACGTGATCAGTCAGTTGAAAAAAAGGAAATCAGTTTCGGCACAGGAAATCGCTGTAACCCAAGAATATCGCAGTGCTTTTAATGGGGTTGCAATGACTTTACCGGGCAATAAAATTAAGACCCTGATTGACTCGGGACTTGTCGAGCGTATTTGGAAGGATAAATCGGTTCAGCTTGAATTACCTGAAAGCAATCAGAAAAAAATAGAACCTAAAATGGCCGACAGCATCCCCCAAATCGGTGTGGACAAGCTTCACGAAGAAGGAATTAAAGGTGAGGGAATAAACGTAGGTGTTATTGATACAGGTATCGATTACAATCATCCGGACCTTAAGAAAGCCTACGAAGGTTATAAGAAAACAAAAGGGGAAGACCCAAGCCAAGTTAATCCGGACAGTGTAAAGGGCTGGGATTATGTTGGAAATGATGCAGATCCGATGGAAACCACTTATAAGGAATGGCAGAAATCGGGTAAACCGGAATTTGATTATCGTGGTTCCAGTTATTACACTTCACACGGTACACATGTATCAGGAACCATCGCGGGACAAAAAGATAACGCCGTTGATTACGCGGTAAAAGGGGTAGCCCCTGAAGCAGATTTATACAGCTACCGTGTACTTGGACCATATGGAAGCGGTAAAATCAGCTGGATTTTGGCCGGAATCGATAAAGCGGTAAAAGATAAGATGGATGTTATCAATCTATCATTGGGTTCATCTGCTAAAGATCCGTTATCACCAACTTCTGTTGCGGTAAATAATGCAATGCTTTCCGGAGTGGTAACAGTTGTAGCAGCGGGAAATGCGGGGCCAGGCGAAAAAACACTTGGATCACCAGGTACATCCGCCATGTCCATTACGGTTGGGGCAAGTGATGTATCCCAGACAATCCCAACGTTTACGGCTTCAGCGGGTGACATCAAGTTTAACGATGTGAAACTGCTGGGGAAAAATTTCAAAGCTGACCTGAAAAAATATGAAGATCAAGCATATCCGGTAGTTTTTGCCGGGCTTGGAACGCCAGCAGATTTTGCGGACAAAAACCTGGAAGGAAAAATTGCATTAATCGAGCGCGGCAGCATTACTTTTGATGAAAAGATTAAAAATGCAACTAATGCTGGTGCCGAGGCAGTAATAGTCTATAACAACATAGATGGCCAGATTCCTTATTATCTGGGAGAAAATACTGCATATATTCCGGCATTTCGTATATCAAAAGAAGATGGTCAAGCATTAAAAGCTGCCATTACAGACGGGGCAGCCTTCACATTTCAAGAATTAGGAAATACAAAAACGGTTGGTGACCACTTGGCAGATTTCAGTTCAAGAGGTCCGGTATCGCACACCTATGATATTAAACCGGATGTAGTTGCACCGGGAGTAGCAATCTATTCAACAGCGCCATTTTACATCAATGATGCTGCAAATGGAACATATGAAACGGCATATCAGCGAATGAACGGTACTTCTATGGCAACTCCGCATGTAGCTGGTACTGCAGCATTAATTTTGCAGGAAAATCCGAAGTATACGCCATTTGATGTCAAGACCGCTTTGATGAATACGTCGGTTGATCTGCAAGAAGATTATTCTGTTTATGAGGTCGGATCCGGACGAATAAATGCATATGATGCCGTTCATGCAAAAACATCCATTTCCGTTCAAGATAAGACGGAAATGATGGACGAAGACGAACTAATCAACATGGACAACCCGACCGGATCGTTATCATTCGGCAGTCACTTTTTAGATGGTGAAGGTAAAATAAAAGAAAGCCAGTCAATCGTTATTGCAAATCAATCGAGTGCAGATAACCAATATAATTTGAATGTTGAATTTCTGTCTGCTGATGGTGACCGGCAGGATGCAGAAACGAATGATGTGTCATTGGAATTGAAACAAACGGTTACGATACCATCCGGTGATAACAAAGAAATAACACCGGTCATTTCGGTTCCGCAAACTGCTGCTGTCGGAACATACGAAGGGTACGTTCATGTGGTAAATGCGGACAATCCTGAGGAAGCATACCAAATTCCTTTTGCAATCCGGATTACGGAAAAAGGCATCAACAGTATGGAGCTCTTCAGGCACGCTGTTCCGAATGAATGGACATTCCATTCGTTTTTAGTTCCTTTTATCGGACTGGAATTTAAATTGAACAGCAAGATGGAAACAATTGACATGATTGTTGCGGACGCTGATACGGATGAACCAATCGGTTATCTTGGTTCATTAAATGCGAAAGAAATGCCTGTAGATACAACGTTGTATGTTGTTCGGGCATTTATGGGCAACGTTTTCTTATTCACAGGTGACCCTTCTGATCCAATTGCAGATGAGCTTACGAAATTGGATGAAGGAGCTTACAAAATTAAAATGATAGCTTCCGATAGTAATGGTAATCAGTACACGGCCGATGAAATTGTCGCAGTTGATAATACGCCGGCAGAAATGACTTTTGACGATTACAATCCCGGTATTTATGAAGTGGATGAATCAATGTATACCGATGAGGACGGCTACCATGCATTATGGGTGCACACGAATGTCTATGATTCTACCATTGATTTGCTTAATTCCTATGGTCTTGATTACGATCAGTCTGAAAACATCGTTGCATATTACCAAAATTCACCTTTCCCTGGAAGGTTGCCAGTATCGGCTGACGGCAATATGAAATTCGGTGTTCTGCCTGAAGAAGTAGAAAATGGGCCGGTTAAATTACGTCTGATGCCGGTAGACCTCGCAACAAATGCCAGATTAATTGATCAAATTCCATACGTGTTTGTGAAAAAAGGCACAGCCTATGGCGAGGTGGTTAACAATCAGAAAGAAGTAAAATTGGGTGATGAAATAACACTGACGTTAAAACTGGATAACGTTAAAAAACTTGTGTCCGGTGAATTTAAACTGAATTACATGAAAGATTTGTATGAATTCAAAGGTGTAAAGCTAAGTGATGAGCTAGCACAATATGCCAAGGAACACAATGTTGAAATCAATACAACGGAACCCGAGATTTCCGATGATCTATTTGCCAAAACCGTTAAAGTTGGAGCGGCTTTTGATAAACAGGATTTTGAAGGGTTCAGCGGGGATATTAATTTCATTGACGTGACCTTCGAGGTAATTGGTGATGCGTATTATGGAGAAAAAGCGCAATTGATTCATACGGTGCAGGAATTCACCTATCAATCAGGAAATAAAGACGAAGTGAAAAGTATTCCGGTTTTTGCACAGGATGAATACAACTTTATTTCCAAACATTCGACGGTTAACGGATATATTAATGCCGAAGCGTTCCTTCATGAAGCCGGTTTTCCGCTTAACCTGGACTACGAGGAAATTGGGGTAAAAATCTCTGCCAAAGATTCAAAAGGCAACATATACAAAGGAGCATTCACAAACGGCTCACGGTTTGAAATCAAAGGACTGCCGGTGTCGAAGGATCCTTATAAGATTATCTTGGATGCACCCGGACATTTAAATAGTTCGTCGAAAATACAGGTTAGCAAAAAAGTTGATGGCGACCTCCGAGGTGATTCGGTTCGGGTTGATCTGCCATTAAATTACGCTGGGGATGTGAATGACGATGGCTTGATTGACATTATGGATGTCATGCGTGTCGTTGCTCATTACGGCAAGTCCATTCCTTCAAAAGCTGACCTGAATAAGGACGGGACGGTTAATGAAACAGATATCCGTTATATCGAGAAAAACTTCCTGAAAGTCGGCAAGGAAGCAAAAGCAGGTAAAGAGCCAAGGGAGAAACTGGGTAACAAAGGTTTAAATGACTTTTTGCAGGCCATTGGACTTGAACCAGCAAAGTAATGAAAGGCAACTCGCATCATGCTCCATATGTGCGCATTGCCATTCAATAACAGGATGGGGGTATCTTGATGGGCGGTATAAAAAAAGTAGTTACACATAGTATTCGGTTCATGTTTGTTGTGTTGTTTATTGTTGTATCCTGGTTTGTTATTCAAACCATCGCACAGCCTGATCAACCCCCATCTTTTTTCGGTTATAAGATTTTTACTGTTTTATCAAACAGTATGAAGCCAGATTTTGAGACCGGGGATTTAATCGTGGTCAAATCAATGGCTGCGTCAGAAGTACAGCCAAACGATGTTATCACGTTCAGGGCTGACCATGAAAAACGTATTACACACAGGGTTATTGATATAGCACACAAAGATGGGTCACTGTTTTTTGTAACAAAAGGGGATAACAATAACGTCAAAGATGACAAATTGGTACCGGCGGAATCATTGGCGGGTAAAAAACTGTTTTCCATACCGTATGGCGGCTATATATCGGCATTTATAAAAAGTCCGATAGGCTTTACCTGTATCATTGTATTGCCTTTAATCATCTATATAGGTCTGGAAGTTTATGAAAGAAGGAAAAAACTGGAGCAGTCTGTAAACGTATAGTTTAAAAGGGAGGAATTGAAATTGAAAAAGACGAAAAATCTTTTATTGGGAATCGCGTTAGCCGGTATTTTAATCGCAGCAGCAGGGGGAACATATTCATGGTTTACTTCCGAAACGAATGCACAGGGTGATATGGTAAATGGCGCATTGGAGATCAATAATGGTGGGGATATAGAAGAACCAATGTTTTCCGGTGTAAAATTTGCCCCGTCTCAGCTGCAATATGGCAATTGGCTTACAATTACAAATTCCGGCGACTTGGATGCGTTCTTGAAAACCACCTACAGTCATACGGTTGACAAGGCATCTTTGGAATCTTATGACGTCGGTTTCATGGCAATGAAATATACAACTGCACCTGATCAGGATGTTTACGAGCAGTCAAAAATTGCTCTTGAGAACCTGTTCAATGGGACAACAAATGAAAAAAGTGCAACACTTTCCAGTCTGTCAGAAGGTGTTCAGGTCAAAGGCAAGGTATTGGCCGATGGTGAAGCAGATTCCGGAACGATTGTGTTTGGAGAAGGGGAAGATGATTCATTTTGGAAACTGGAAGAAGGACAGTACATTGATATTATGGTGGGCATTAAACTGGATGAACATGCCGGAAATGAGTATCAGGGTGCAACCTATAACGCTTCTCTAAACGTGAAAGCTAAACAAACCGATAATGGCGCACAATACGAATAAGCACATAGTTGATTGTTTTGGATGGTGATAATAATGGTGACAAAGACACGTATCGTTAAGTTTATATGCACGATGACAGTGCTGTATCTTTTCGCTGTTTCCATCAGCACAGCAGATACGTTCGCATGGTTTACAAGTGAAAGCAATGCACATGGAACGATGGTAAATGCTACAACGAACGATTTACTTTCCATTCAGGCGGATGTTATCTCCTACAAATCGAATTGTGAGGTAAAAGTTGCCGTTACAATCCAAAACACTTCTAAAATTGCAATCCCTATTCGATTGGCGAACTATCAGGAATCATTATCTCCCGGTGAAACGTATTCAAAGGAGTTTCAGGAGAAGCCTTCTTGTGTGGCAGCAGAAATTCAATATCCATTACAAGGCTTTACAAACTATATTAACGAAACAATCCATATACCTTTGGATCAGAAAAAGCTGGAAGAAGCAAGCCGTAATGGTCATGAAAAAATAAAACCGGAAAGCACAGGAACAAAAAACAACGAAATTACGGATGAAGTACAAAATCCAACAAAGGACATGGGCTAGCACTCATGTCCTTTGGAAAAAACGTAAATAAAGGAAACGTGATATGAATTCACCTATATATATTGATCCGGAAATAGATCTGCAAAGCAACGAAACAGCTGAGATTATTATAGAGTTTCGGATTAAACCAGCCAGTTTATCAACAGAAAAGTCAAATTCAGATGCCAGACGGAAGGTTGATGAAAGCCATTGTTACTTTCGGGAAGAATTACAAGCATTACTTGAAAATAATCGAGTTGCTTATAAGCTTATGAATACATACACGGAAACATTTAATGGCGTATCCATCAAATTACAGTCGGACAAGATTACGCTCTTATTGTCTTCTAACGTAATAAGCGCAATTTACAGCAATCGTGAACAGGTATTGCCGATAAAACCGATTGATCCCAGGTATCAGGTATGAACTATCTTTTTTTCTACCATAGATCAAATTAAATAGCATTGGGCCAACTACCGTCCCAATGCTATTTTTCTGGTTAAAATACCGGGAGTCCCAAAAGAAGCAGCTTATTTCAGTATATAGTTTGGAAAAGTTTACTAGTACTATCTATGTTACTTTGATAATATGGAAATAAACACCATAAATGTAAGGTGGGTGTAACATGCTGTATACGATTGCAATAGTTGTTCTAAGTATCGGATTACTCGGTTGCGTTTGGTATATTTTCCGTTTAAAGAAAAATACAACGGAAAGCCAGTTAAATGCATTCGAAAGGCATCAACAGGAAATTGCAGCTGCACAAGAAGATTTCAAATCATCGTATCATGAACAGGAGAATGAATGGCAGGAGAAGATGGCCGAATTTGAGCAGTTCTATAAAAAAGACATTCAAATCCTGAATACTCATATCAGCAAATTGAATAAAAACATTAATGATTTACAACGATATTCCCGGAATCACGGGGAAATTGTTACCCACCAGATATTGGAGCATTTAAAAAGTGAGCTGGTTCAGGAAAACATGATTTCCAGCGTTGAAATGTATATTTTACCCAATCTTTTTATACCATTTGAGGAAAATGGCAACTTAAAAACACGGCAGATGGATCACCTGGTATTATTGCCAACAGGCTTTTATGTCGTGGAAACCAAGTACTGGCAGGGGAAAATCGTTCATGGATTGACACAGGAAAATGCAGGATCATTTTCCTTCATAGCGGATATAATGACATCCAAAAACCCATCAACAAGAAAACATACGCTTGTTTTTGTTCCGGATGATGAAGGCATCCAAGTTAAATCATATGGTAATCCAACACAACAAGTTATGACAACGGCATTGACATTAAGAAAATATATCAACACTCATTTTGATCGAAATCCCTTTATTACGCCTGTTGTTTATTTCGGTTATTCATCCGACAAAGAAACAGATGGTGTAATTGATTTATCCGACAATCAAAACGTTCCCAGGTTAGTGGGGGAAACAGAGATTCGTCAATATTTTCGTAATCAGTTAAGGAATGAAGAGAAAAGGCATTCTAAGGAGGAACTCAAAGAGGTAAAGGAAAATCTTGAGGGGATAAATTATTTGATTACATGACTAGCTTATATTAATAGGGCACTTTAAATGGGAATTGGTAGACCGAATGGATTGATAACCATTGAATAAGGCTTGGCGGGATGAATATATAGGATCGTATATCTGCCAACTAATTTTTGGTAGAATAAGTTTACTGGGGGTTTACCAATGCATAAAGAAAAAAACTTAATCGTAAATTCAGAGCAAACCAATCTTCTTAAAGAGTTAACATCTTCCTTGGAAACGTGTAATCGATTCTATTTTAGTGTCGCTTTTGTAAATTTTAGTGGTCTCCAACTTCTTTTGGACCCAATGAAAGAAGCACAAAAAAGGGGAGTGGAAGGGGAAATTATTACTTCTACATACTTGAATTTTACGGAACCAAAAGCCTTGGAAAGACTGAGACAGTTTGAAAATGTAGATTTGAAGGTTTTTGTAACTGAACGTAATATTGGGTTCCATACAAAAGCATACATATTCGAATACGATGATTATTTTAAAGTGATGATTGGTTCTTCCAATATAACTCAGTCTGCATTGAAAAGTAATGTGGAATGGAACGTTGAGATTATTTCCAAGAATGATGAATCTTTTATTCAACAAGTGATATCGGAATTCCATAGTTTGTGGAAAAGAAGTACGGTAGTGAATGATTTCTTTTTACAAGATTACAAACAATTTATTAAGAATATTGACCGGGTAACCTCATCCAAATCAATGATCTATGAGAAAGCTGATTACATTGTCCCGAATTCCATGCAAACAAAAGCGATGGAAAATCTGGATAGGCTTCGAACCCTTGGGGAGAAGAGAGCATTGGTCATCGCGGCTACAGGTACTGGTAAAACATATATGTCGGCGTTTGACGTACAGCATTTCAAACCTAAAAAGCTTCTCTTTGTTGTGCACCGTGAAGAAATATTGACTAAAGCAAAGGAAACGTATGAAAAACTTCTCCCTAATAGGAATATAAGATTCGGTATGCTAACTGGGACAAGGAAAGATTTAGAAGCAGAATATATTTTCGCAACGATCCAGACACTTTCACGACACTATCATCAATTTAGTCCGGATGAGTTTGACTATATTATTTATGATGAAGCACACCATGCTACTGCAGATACGTATCAGGATGTTATTGAGTACTTTAAACCAAGTTTTATGTTAGGGATGACGGCCACTCCAGAACGCGGGGATAGCCGGTCGATCTTTGAAATATTCGATTTTAACGTTGCACTTGAAGTGCGTTTACATGACGCGCTTGAAGATGACATTGTCGTACCATTCCATTATTTCGGGATTACAGATATTGATGAAATTGACCTTAGTGACGTTTCCGTTGATGATCTAGATGAGATTACAAAGCGACTTAAGGTCAATGAACGTGTGGATTTTATTATAGAAAAAATGAAGTTTTATGGGCATGATGGGAAAAAGCGTAAATGTTTAGGATTCTGTGCAAGCAGGGAGCATGCGCGTTATATGGCAGATCAGTTCAATAAGCGTGATATTCCCAGTGCTTATTTATCGGGTGAAGACGATGTACCAGTCAGACAAGCTCGGATA is a genomic window containing:
- a CDS encoding S8 family serine peptidase, whose product is MRKRRFTVLSIVLSVILVLSTMIPSTQFANAANNKSKDAADILNNLTEKERNQLNKLEADPNFTIQPGINIESTDPVNVVVEFKQEPAKVEMAKAKLKRQRTSVTLSKAEEKVESSHKKFNDVISQLKKRKSVSAQEIAVTQEYRSAFNGVAMTLPGNKIKTLIDSGLVERIWKDKSVQLELPESNQKKIEPKMADSIPQIGVDKLHEEGIKGEGINVGVIDTGIDYNHPDLKKAYEGYKKTKGEDPSQVNPDSVKGWDYVGNDADPMETTYKEWQKSGKPEFDYRGSSYYTSHGTHVSGTIAGQKDNAVDYAVKGVAPEADLYSYRVLGPYGSGKISWILAGIDKAVKDKMDVINLSLGSSAKDPLSPTSVAVNNAMLSGVVTVVAAGNAGPGEKTLGSPGTSAMSITVGASDVSQTIPTFTASAGDIKFNDVKLLGKNFKADLKKYEDQAYPVVFAGLGTPADFADKNLEGKIALIERGSITFDEKIKNATNAGAEAVIVYNNIDGQIPYYLGENTAYIPAFRISKEDGQALKAAITDGAAFTFQELGNTKTVGDHLADFSSRGPVSHTYDIKPDVVAPGVAIYSTAPFYINDAANGTYETAYQRMNGTSMATPHVAGTAALILQENPKYTPFDVKTALMNTSVDLQEDYSVYEVGSGRINAYDAVHAKTSISVQDKTEMMDEDELINMDNPTGSLSFGSHFLDGEGKIKESQSIVIANQSSADNQYNLNVEFLSADGDRQDAETNDVSLELKQTVTIPSGDNKEITPVISVPQTAAVGTYEGYVHVVNADNPEEAYQIPFAIRITEKGINSMELFRHAVPNEWTFHSFLVPFIGLEFKLNSKMETIDMIVADADTDEPIGYLGSLNAKEMPVDTTLYVVRAFMGNVFLFTGDPSDPIADELTKLDEGAYKIKMIASDSNGNQYTADEIVAVDNTPAEMTFDDYNPGIYEVDESMYTDEDGYHALWVHTNVYDSTIDLLNSYGLDYDQSENIVAYYQNSPFPGRLPVSADGNMKFGVLPEEVENGPVKLRLMPVDLATNARLIDQIPYVFVKKGTAYGEVVNNQKEVKLGDEITLTLKLDNVKKLVSGEFKLNYMKDLYEFKGVKLSDELAQYAKEHNVEINTTEPEISDDLFAKTVKVGAAFDKQDFEGFSGDINFIDVTFEVIGDAYYGEKAQLIHTVQEFTYQSGNKDEVKSIPVFAQDEYNFISKHSTVNGYINAEAFLHEAGFPLNLDYEEIGVKISAKDSKGNIYKGAFTNGSRFEIKGLPVSKDPYKIILDAPGHLNSSSKIQVSKKVDGDLRGDSVRVDLPLNYAGDVNDDGLIDIMDVMRVVAHYGKSIPSKADLNKDGTVNETDIRYIEKNFLKVGKEAKAGKEPREKLGNKGLNDFLQAIGLEPAK
- a CDS encoding signal peptidase I, giving the protein MGGIKKVVTHSIRFMFVVLFIVVSWFVIQTIAQPDQPPSFFGYKIFTVLSNSMKPDFETGDLIVVKSMAASEVQPNDVITFRADHEKRITHRVIDIAHKDGSLFFVTKGDNNNVKDDKLVPAESLAGKKLFSIPYGGYISAFIKSPIGFTCIIVLPLIIYIGLEVYERRKKLEQSVNV
- a CDS encoding protease inhibitor I9 family protein; amino-acid sequence: MNSPIYIDPEIDLQSNETAEIIIEFRIKPASLSTEKSNSDARRKVDESHCYFREELQALLENNRVAYKLMNTYTETFNGVSIKLQSDKITLLLSSNVISAIYSNREQVLPIKPIDPRYQV
- a CDS encoding nuclease-related domain-containing protein, which produces MLYTIAIVVLSIGLLGCVWYIFRLKKNTTESQLNAFERHQQEIAAAQEDFKSSYHEQENEWQEKMAEFEQFYKKDIQILNTHISKLNKNINDLQRYSRNHGEIVTHQILEHLKSELVQENMISSVEMYILPNLFIPFEENGNLKTRQMDHLVLLPTGFYVVETKYWQGKIVHGLTQENAGSFSFIADIMTSKNPSTRKHTLVFVPDDEGIQVKSYGNPTQQVMTTALTLRKYINTHFDRNPFITPVVYFGYSSDKETDGVIDLSDNQNVPRLVGETEIRQYFRNQLRNEEKRHSKEELKEVKENLEGINYLIT